One Brachybacterium kimchii genomic window carries:
- a CDS encoding DUF3043 domain-containing protein yields the protein MSPRNTSDADTSPSPRRRGRSRGEVPGVTSSPEGDPAGSAGKGRPTRTRKEAEAARRRPIVETDRKEARRRDRQAAAQERQRSQQALMSGDEANMPAQHRGRDRSFVRDLVDARRNIAEFFFPVALILMIVALVLPLVMPGLYTSMSVIMLVVLWGGILLCVVDSLILRRRIRARLTERFGEVRRGLVGYGIMRSLQIRRWRLPRAQVRHGEDPR from the coding sequence GTGAGTCCCCGCAACACGTCCGATGCCGACACGTCCCCCTCGCCGCGCCGCCGCGGCCGCAGCCGCGGGGAGGTGCCCGGCGTGACCTCGTCGCCCGAGGGCGACCCCGCCGGTTCCGCCGGGAAGGGCCGCCCCACCCGCACGCGGAAGGAGGCCGAGGCCGCTCGTCGGCGTCCCATCGTGGAGACCGACCGCAAGGAGGCCCGGCGCCGGGACCGCCAGGCGGCCGCGCAGGAGCGCCAGCGCTCCCAGCAGGCCCTGATGTCGGGCGACGAAGCGAACATGCCCGCCCAGCACCGCGGGCGGGACCGCAGCTTCGTGCGCGACCTGGTCGACGCGCGGCGCAACATCGCGGAGTTCTTCTTCCCCGTCGCCCTGATCCTGATGATCGTGGCGCTCGTGCTCCCGCTGGTCATGCCCGGCCTCTACACGTCCATGAGCGTGATCATGCTCGTCGTGCTGTGGGGCGGGATCCTGCTGTGCGTGGTCGACTCGCTCATCCTGCGCCGCAGGATCCGCGCGCGACTGACCGAGCGCTTCGGCGAGGTCCGCCGGGGGCTCGTGGGGTACGGCATCATGCGTTCGCTGCAGATCCGCCGGTGGCGCCTGCCGCGCGCGCAGGTGCGCCACGGCGAGGACCCGCGCTGA
- the aspS gene encoding aspartate--tRNA ligase, translating to MLRTHHAGELRSEHIGQTVTLTGWIARRRDHGGVTFLDLRDASGVAQVVVREDEAMHLRNEYVLKVTGTVDRRPEGNENPALPTGEIEVTASDVEVLNPSAPLPFQLDDHAEVGEEARLRYRYLDLRRSGPARALRLRSDINRAARETLLDDGFVEIETPTLTRSTPEGARDFLVPARLAPGSWYALPQSPQLFKQLLMVSGMEKYFQIARCYRDEDFRADRQPEFTQLDVELSFAEQEDVIALAEELLANVWKVAGHDITTPIPRITYEESMRRYGSDKPDLRFDLEITEMTEYFADTPFRVFQSPYVGAVVMAGGASQPRRQLDAWQEWAKQRGAKGLAYVLVQEDGTLTGPVSKNISDQEKAGLAAQVGAKPGDCVFFAAGEPKSSRALLGAARSEIAERLGLIDHDAFAFVWVVDAPMFEPASEAVAAGDVAVGSGAWTAVHHAFTSPKPEFMDTFDTDPGSALAYAYDIVCNGNEIGGGSIRIHQQDVQERVFRVMGIDEEQAREKFGFLLDAFAFGAPPHGGIAFGWDRIAALLAGTDSIRDVIAFPKSGGGYDPLTQAPAPITAQQRKEAGVDAKPRSDGAKDGAETKDGAARDADGSAPSGQA from the coding sequence GTGCTGCGCACCCATCATGCCGGTGAGCTCCGAAGCGAGCACATCGGCCAGACCGTCACCCTCACCGGCTGGATCGCCCGCCGCCGCGACCATGGAGGCGTGACGTTCCTGGATCTCCGCGACGCCAGCGGCGTCGCCCAGGTCGTCGTCCGCGAGGACGAGGCCATGCACCTGCGCAACGAGTACGTGCTGAAGGTCACCGGCACCGTGGACCGTCGTCCCGAGGGCAACGAGAACCCCGCCCTGCCGACGGGCGAGATCGAGGTCACCGCGAGCGACGTCGAGGTGCTGAACCCCTCGGCGCCCCTCCCGTTCCAGCTCGACGACCACGCCGAGGTGGGGGAGGAGGCGCGCCTGCGCTACCGCTACCTCGACCTGCGCCGCTCGGGTCCGGCGCGCGCGCTGCGCCTGCGCTCCGACATCAATCGGGCCGCTCGCGAGACCCTCCTGGACGACGGCTTCGTCGAGATCGAGACGCCCACGCTCACGCGCTCGACCCCGGAGGGCGCGCGCGACTTCCTGGTGCCCGCGCGACTCGCCCCGGGCTCCTGGTACGCGCTGCCGCAGTCCCCGCAGCTGTTCAAGCAGCTGCTCATGGTCTCGGGGATGGAGAAGTACTTCCAGATCGCCCGCTGCTACCGCGACGAGGACTTCCGCGCCGACCGCCAGCCGGAGTTCACGCAGCTCGACGTCGAGCTGAGCTTCGCGGAGCAGGAGGACGTGATCGCCCTCGCCGAGGAGCTGCTCGCGAACGTCTGGAAGGTGGCCGGGCACGACATCACCACGCCGATCCCGCGGATCACCTACGAGGAGTCGATGCGCCGCTACGGGTCGGACAAGCCCGACCTGCGCTTCGACCTCGAGATCACGGAGATGACCGAGTACTTCGCGGACACCCCCTTCCGCGTGTTCCAGTCGCCGTACGTCGGCGCGGTCGTCATGGCCGGCGGCGCCTCCCAGCCCCGCCGCCAGCTCGACGCGTGGCAGGAGTGGGCCAAGCAGCGCGGCGCCAAGGGCCTCGCGTACGTGCTCGTCCAGGAGGACGGCACGCTGACCGGTCCGGTCTCCAAGAACATCTCGGACCAGGAGAAGGCGGGCCTCGCGGCGCAGGTCGGCGCGAAGCCGGGCGACTGCGTGTTCTTCGCGGCGGGCGAGCCGAAGTCCTCGCGCGCCCTGCTGGGCGCCGCGCGCAGCGAGATCGCCGAGCGCCTGGGGCTCATCGACCACGATGCCTTCGCGTTCGTCTGGGTCGTGGACGCGCCCATGTTCGAGCCCGCGAGCGAGGCGGTCGCCGCGGGCGACGTCGCCGTCGGCTCGGGTGCCTGGACGGCCGTGCACCACGCCTTCACCTCGCCCAAGCCCGAGTTCATGGACACGTTCGACACGGATCCGGGCAGCGCGCTGGCCTACGCCTACGACATCGTCTGCAACGGCAACGAGATCGGCGGCGGCTCCATCCGCATCCATCAGCAGGACGTGCAGGAGCGCGTGTTCCGCGTGATGGGGATCGACGAGGAGCAGGCGCGCGAGAAGTTCGGCTTCCTGCTCGACGCCTTCGCCTTCGGCGCCCCGCCCCACGGCGGCATCGCCTTCGGCTGGGACCGCATCGCGGCGCTGCTCGCCGGCACCGACTCGATCCGCGACGTCATCGCCTTCCCGAAGTCCGGCGGCGGCTACGACCCGCTGACCCAGGCGCCCGCTCCGATCACCGCGCAGCAGCGCAAGGAGGCGGGTGTCGACGCGAAGCCCCGCAGCGACGGGGCGAAGGACGGCGCCGAGACGAAGGACGGCGCCGCCCGGGACGCCGACGGGAGCGCCCCCTCCGGGCAGGCCTGA
- a CDS encoding DEAD/DEAH box helicase yields the protein MNDARPSATDPTPETPSTDEPNGPVAESASEAPSAPAAPAAPEEPTFADLDLPGVLQSAVDRLGFTRPSPIQSEAIPQLLAGRDVIGVAQTGTGKTAAFGLPMLTAVDPSERAAQALVLAPTRELAMQVAEAISTFAQDVDGLSVTSVYGGSPYGPQERALSRGTQVVVGTPGRVIDHLKRGNLHLETLRYLVLDEADEMLRMGFAEDVDEILSHAPQSKQVALFSATMPPAIQRVAEEHMSEPVRVSVSRQASTTTNVSQRFAVVPFRHKTGALARVLATSDAEAAIVFVRTRSAAEEVGTALVSRGVVAATISGDVPQKEREKIVERLREGSLQVLVATDVAARGLDVDKIGLVVNFDVPGEPEAYVHRIGRTGRAGRTGEALTFVAPHERRKLRAIEKTTRQTLQEISIPSPRDVSAHRTEKLLASVPERAERGRLDLYLEKVDAFLESSGMEPRMLAAVLAATAVGDDGPGAEAEGDEEFTGAHLKGSDRDRESDGKGRPAPGQPEKGFTSYRVSVGHSHGAKPAAIVGAITGEGGLNGKSIGKIDIFGSFSLVQIRGSLKDDQIDRIGHAKIAGRTLRISEDRGPRTGGRREHGSRRPDSREGGRHEGGRRFGGPRHEGGPRRDSCGHGGR from the coding sequence ATGAACGACGCACGCCCCTCCGCCACAGATCCCACACCCGAGACCCCCTCGACCGACGAGCCCAACGGCCCGGTCGCGGAGTCCGCGTCCGAGGCGCCGTCGGCCCCTGCGGCCCCGGCCGCTCCCGAGGAGCCGACCTTCGCGGACCTGGACCTGCCGGGCGTGCTGCAGAGCGCGGTGGACCGGCTCGGCTTCACGCGCCCCTCCCCCATCCAGAGCGAGGCGATCCCGCAGCTGCTGGCGGGACGCGACGTCATCGGCGTGGCCCAGACCGGCACGGGCAAGACGGCCGCCTTCGGCCTGCCGATGCTCACCGCGGTCGATCCCTCGGAGCGCGCGGCCCAGGCGCTCGTGCTCGCCCCCACCCGCGAGCTCGCCATGCAGGTCGCCGAGGCGATCAGCACCTTCGCCCAGGACGTCGACGGCCTCTCGGTGACCTCCGTGTACGGCGGCTCGCCCTACGGCCCCCAGGAGCGCGCGCTCTCGCGCGGCACCCAGGTCGTCGTGGGGACCCCAGGACGCGTCATCGACCATCTCAAGCGCGGCAACCTGCACCTGGAGACCCTGAGGTACCTGGTGCTCGACGAGGCCGACGAGATGCTGCGCATGGGCTTCGCCGAGGACGTCGACGAGATCCTCTCCCACGCCCCGCAGTCCAAGCAGGTCGCTCTCTTCTCCGCAACCATGCCGCCCGCGATCCAGCGGGTCGCCGAGGAGCACATGAGCGAGCCGGTGCGGGTCTCGGTGTCGCGTCAGGCGAGCACCACGACCAACGTCTCCCAGCGCTTCGCGGTCGTGCCCTTCCGCCACAAGACCGGCGCGCTCGCCCGCGTGCTCGCGACCTCCGACGCCGAGGCGGCGATCGTCTTCGTGCGCACGCGCTCGGCCGCCGAGGAGGTCGGCACCGCGCTCGTCTCGCGGGGCGTCGTCGCCGCGACCATCAGCGGCGACGTGCCACAGAAAGAGCGCGAGAAGATCGTCGAGCGCCTGCGCGAGGGCTCGCTGCAGGTCCTCGTCGCGACCGACGTCGCCGCTCGCGGCCTCGACGTCGACAAGATCGGCCTGGTCGTGAACTTCGACGTCCCCGGCGAGCCCGAGGCCTACGTCCACCGCATCGGCCGCACCGGCCGCGCGGGCCGCACCGGCGAGGCGCTCACCTTCGTCGCCCCGCACGAGCGGCGCAAGCTGCGCGCGATCGAGAAGACCACGCGCCAGACCCTGCAGGAGATCTCGATCCCCTCCCCGCGGGACGTCTCCGCCCACCGCACCGAGAAGCTGCTGGCCTCCGTGCCCGAGCGCGCCGAGCGCGGGCGCCTCGATCTCTACCTCGAGAAGGTCGACGCCTTCCTCGAGAGCAGCGGCATGGAGCCGCGGATGCTCGCGGCAGTGCTCGCCGCGACGGCCGTCGGCGACGACGGGCCGGGTGCCGAGGCCGAGGGCGACGAGGAGTTCACCGGCGCCCACCTCAAGGGCTCCGACCGTGATCGGGAGTCGGACGGCAAGGGCCGTCCCGCGCCCGGCCAGCCCGAGAAGGGCTTCACGAGCTACCGCGTGTCCGTCGGCCACTCCCACGGGGCGAAGCCCGCGGCGATCGTCGGCGCGATCACGGGCGAGGGCGGCCTGAACGGGAAGTCGATCGGCAAGATCGACATCTTCGGCTCGTTCTCCCTGGTCCAGATCCGCGGGTCCCTCAAGGACGACCAGATCGACCGCATCGGCCACGCGAAGATCGCCGGGCGCACCCTGCGCATCAGCGAGGACCGCGGCCCGCGCACCGGCGGCCGCCGCGAGCACGGCTCGCGTCGTCCCGACTCCCGCGAGGGCGGACGCCACGAGGGCGGCCGGCGCTTCGGCGGACCGCGCCATGAGGGCGGGCCCCGCCGCGACAGCTGCGGACACGGCGGCCGCTGA
- the trxA gene encoding thioredoxin: protein MATVTLTSENHDETVKDGVVLIDFWAGWCVPCQRFAPIFEQSSEDHGDVTFAKLDTEDQQELAMRYGVTSIPTLVAYRDGVPVFQQAGALPQAALEDLISQVQGLDMDEVRKAYAEAQAQQS from the coding sequence ATGGCTACAGTCACGCTGACGTCCGAGAACCACGACGAGACCGTCAAGGACGGCGTCGTCCTCATCGACTTCTGGGCAGGATGGTGCGTCCCCTGCCAGCGCTTCGCGCCGATCTTCGAGCAGTCCTCGGAGGATCACGGCGATGTCACCTTCGCGAAGCTCGACACCGAGGACCAGCAGGAGCTGGCCATGCGCTACGGCGTGACCTCGATCCCGACCCTCGTCGCCTACCGCGACGGCGTGCCCGTCTTCCAGCAGGCCGGCGCCCTCCCGCAGGCGGCGCTCGAGGACCTCATCTCCCAGGTCCAGGGCCTGGACATGGACGAGGTCCGCAAGGCCTACGCCGAGGCGCAGGCCCAGCAGTCCTGA
- the hisS gene encoding histidine--tRNA ligase, whose translation MAKISALSGFPEHLPEQRLVEQHVIDVFRQVAELHGFSGIETRAVEPMSQLLRKGEIDKEVYVLRRLHAEEDDGSDADPDRQLGLHFDLTVPLARYVLENAGRLAFPFRRFQIQKVWRGERPQEGRYREFYQADLDIIGQDSLPSHQEAEVVVVMAEILSRLPLPPFTIRANNRKLSEGFFRSIGLEDFEGVLRTIDKLPKIGDEATARLLVEDAGASEEQARTCLAFASIRTHDDSFAQQVRDLGGEGELLEEGIAELAAVLEQVEAAVPGVMMADLSIARGLDYYTAGVFETFLEGSEALGSICSGGRYDRLAADNRHTYPGVGLSIGLSRLVSRMLSVDLARPSRAVPTCVLVVVESEETRRRSEAVARDLRSRGIPTEVSPTSAKLGKQIRHADRRGIPFVWFPHEDEADAVRDIRSGEQVEARADSWQPPHEDLHVQVLAGPGGEG comes from the coding sequence GTGGCGAAGATCAGCGCCCTGTCCGGATTCCCCGAGCACCTGCCCGAGCAGCGTCTCGTCGAGCAGCACGTCATCGACGTGTTCCGCCAGGTCGCCGAGCTCCACGGTTTTTCCGGCATCGAGACCCGCGCGGTCGAGCCGATGAGCCAGCTGCTGCGCAAGGGCGAGATCGACAAGGAGGTCTACGTCCTCCGGCGCCTGCACGCCGAGGAGGACGACGGGTCCGACGCCGATCCCGATCGTCAGCTGGGCCTGCACTTCGATCTCACCGTGCCGCTCGCGCGCTACGTGCTCGAGAACGCCGGCAGGCTCGCCTTCCCGTTCCGCCGTTTCCAGATCCAGAAGGTCTGGCGCGGGGAGCGTCCGCAGGAGGGCCGCTATCGCGAGTTCTACCAGGCCGATCTCGACATCATCGGCCAGGACTCCCTGCCCTCCCACCAGGAGGCCGAGGTCGTCGTGGTGATGGCGGAGATCCTCTCGCGCCTCCCGCTGCCCCCCTTCACGATCCGTGCGAACAACCGGAAGCTCTCCGAGGGCTTCTTCCGCTCGATCGGCCTCGAGGACTTCGAGGGCGTGCTGCGCACGATCGACAAGCTCCCGAAGATCGGTGACGAGGCTACCGCGCGCCTGCTCGTCGAGGACGCCGGCGCGAGCGAGGAGCAGGCGCGCACCTGCCTGGCCTTCGCCTCGATCCGCACCCACGACGACTCGTTCGCCCAGCAGGTGCGCGATCTGGGCGGCGAGGGCGAGCTGCTCGAGGAGGGCATCGCCGAGCTCGCCGCCGTCCTCGAGCAGGTCGAGGCGGCCGTGCCCGGAGTGATGATGGCCGATCTCTCCATCGCCCGGGGGCTCGACTACTACACGGCAGGGGTCTTCGAGACCTTCCTCGAGGGCAGCGAGGCGCTGGGCTCGATCTGCTCGGGCGGTCGCTACGACCGGCTCGCCGCGGACAACCGCCACACCTACCCCGGTGTGGGCCTCTCGATCGGGCTCTCGCGCCTGGTCTCGCGGATGCTCTCGGTCGACCTCGCGCGCCCCAGCCGCGCGGTCCCCACGTGCGTGCTTGTCGTCGTGGAGAGCGAGGAGACCCGGCGGCGCAGCGAGGCCGTCGCCCGCGACCTGCGCTCCCGAGGCATCCCCACCGAGGTGTCGCCGACCTCGGCGAAGCTCGGCAAGCAGATCCGGCACGCCGACCGCCGCGGCATCCCCTTCGTGTGGTTCCCGCACGAGGACGAGGCGGACGCGGTGCGCGACATCCGTTCGGGCGAACAGGTCGAGGCCCGTGCCGACTCCTGGCAGCCCCCGCACGAGGACCTCCACGTGCAGGTCCTCGCGGGCCCCGGCGGCGAGGGCTGA
- a CDS encoding DUF349 domain-containing protein, whose product MSESETPDATAPDGATPDASTTEGATSDGATTQAATPDAAAEGATPDTAPETATSDADDEATTPESATESESGTSEAAAPESAAPAAPAPRPTPRPTPRPGTPSPAALAGRRPSAPLIPVAPPVQEYDDAAIQEALAFGTLEEDGTVSVQDGTQKRSLGTAASTDREEALAPFARAYLDLVAFLDVTQQRLAAPQLTQADLNRLLENLRKNMKEPQVIGDIPALRARASELRENAKEKIHTLEEERLQARDAATAERTAFVESIEQLVETEPERMSWKSAGETMRGMVGTWKSMQKEGPSLERSTEDALWKRLSTARSAFDRKRRQFFSHLDEQHAEAEKVREDIIRRAEEMKDSTDWGPTVRAYRSLMDEWRAAPRGNRKKDDAQWARFKAAQDTFFAARNEDLAASDAEQKENLKVKEALLAEAEAVDPAEDLDGARAALHRIQDRWDEAGKVPRGDMRRIEDRLRTFERSLKQAEDAEWRRTDPRTRARVEGASSQLQEAISSYEDDLEKARATGDPAKIAKAEEALRARREWLEVIERSARDLG is encoded by the coding sequence GTGAGCGAGTCCGAGACTCCCGATGCCACCGCGCCCGACGGCGCGACCCCCGACGCCTCGACGACCGAGGGCGCGACGTCCGACGGCGCGACGACCCAGGCGGCGACGCCGGATGCCGCGGCCGAGGGGGCGACGCCCGACACCGCGCCCGAGACCGCGACGTCGGACGCCGACGACGAGGCGACGACGCCCGAGTCCGCGACCGAGAGCGAGAGCGGGACGTCCGAGGCCGCTGCGCCCGAGTCCGCGGCTCCCGCCGCCCCGGCTCCGCGTCCGACGCCTCGGCCGACGCCTCGTCCCGGCACGCCGAGCCCGGCCGCACTCGCCGGTCGGCGCCCGTCGGCCCCGCTGATCCCCGTCGCGCCTCCCGTGCAGGAGTACGACGACGCGGCGATCCAGGAGGCCCTGGCCTTCGGCACGCTCGAGGAGGACGGCACGGTCAGCGTGCAGGACGGCACGCAGAAGCGCTCGCTGGGGACCGCGGCCTCCACGGACCGCGAGGAGGCGCTGGCGCCCTTCGCACGCGCCTACCTCGATCTCGTGGCCTTCCTCGACGTCACCCAGCAGCGGCTGGCGGCACCGCAGCTCACGCAGGCCGATCTGAACCGACTGCTCGAGAACCTTCGCAAGAACATGAAGGAACCGCAGGTCATCGGCGACATCCCGGCGCTGCGCGCCCGGGCGTCGGAGCTGCGCGAGAACGCCAAGGAGAAGATCCACACCCTCGAGGAGGAGCGTCTGCAGGCCCGCGACGCGGCGACCGCCGAGCGCACCGCGTTCGTGGAGTCGATCGAGCAGCTCGTGGAGACCGAGCCGGAGCGGATGAGCTGGAAGAGCGCCGGCGAGACCATGCGCGGCATGGTCGGCACCTGGAAGTCGATGCAGAAGGAGGGGCCCTCCCTCGAGCGCTCCACCGAGGACGCGCTGTGGAAGAGGCTCTCGACGGCACGCAGCGCCTTCGACCGCAAGCGTCGACAGTTCTTCTCCCACCTCGACGAGCAGCACGCGGAGGCGGAGAAGGTCCGCGAGGACATCATCCGCCGCGCCGAGGAGATGAAGGACTCGACGGACTGGGGCCCGACGGTCCGCGCCTACCGCTCCCTCATGGACGAGTGGCGCGCGGCGCCGCGCGGGAACCGCAAGAAGGACGACGCCCAGTGGGCCCGCTTCAAGGCGGCCCAGGACACCTTCTTCGCGGCGCGCAATGAGGACCTCGCCGCCTCCGACGCGGAGCAGAAGGAGAACCTCAAGGTCAAGGAGGCTCTCCTCGCAGAGGCCGAGGCCGTCGACCCGGCCGAGGACCTCGACGGCGCCCGGGCGGCGCTGCACCGGATCCAGGACCGCTGGGACGAGGCCGGCAAGGTGCCCCGCGGCGACATGCGGCGCATCGAGGATCGCCTGCGCACCTTCGAGCGCTCGCTCAAGCAGGCGGAGGACGCCGAGTGGCGTCGCACCGATCCTCGTACCCGGGCCCGCGTCGAGGGGGCGTCCTCGCAGCTCCAGGAGGCGATCTCCAGCTACGAGGACGATCTCGAGAAGGCACGCGCGACCGGCGACCCCGCGAAGATCGCGAAGGCCGAGGAGGCGCTGCGCGCGCGGCGCGAGTGGCTCGAGGTCATCGAGCGCTCCGCCCGCGATCTGGGCTGA
- a CDS encoding RelA/SpoT family protein: MSEHGTTPRSESRPAPVHRRSRSPFSFLVGRTSPTSPNPSSAYFEPLVQAVTAAHPKEDLGLLERAFAVAERAHQGQFRKSGDPYITHPVSVAMILAELGSPQEVLAAALLHDTVEDTDYSLDQLRGDFGDEIALLVDGVTKLDKVTYGDAAQAETVRKMIVAMSRDIRVLLIKLADRLHNARTWRYVPAASAERKARETLEIYAPLAHRLGLNTMKWELEDRSFQVLYPKVYAEIVSLVAQHAPAREQYLASVSGQIQDDLRKAKIKASVTGRPKHYYSIYQKMIVRGRDFADIYDLVGIRVLVDTVRDCYGVLGILHARWSPIPGRFKDYIALPKFNLYQSLHTTVIGPTGKPVEVQIRTREMHRRAEYGVAAHWKYKAMAGPDPAPTAKSGEMAWLRQLMDWQKDTSDSGDFLDSLRFEINSQEVYVFTPKGDVIALPQGATPVDFAYTVHTEVGHRTIGARVNGKLVPLDSALSTGDVVEVFTSKADGAGPSQDWLGFVKTPRARTKIRQWFSKERREEALEKGKDELSKALRRQDLPMRRLLTHETLQSVALDLDQNSVDALYTAIGEGHVGAQNVVEKLRATFGGTAGAEEDVVETTLPSKVLARPSEAQRHTSETDQGVIVDGQKDLWVKLAKCCAPVPGDPIIGFVTRGSGISVHHRECFNATQLQEEQPDRIVDVHWSGRMGSVYLVHIKVEALDRDRLLTDLALVIADQQVSLQSASCQSHRDRLATAYFSFELADPSHLQAVLAQVRKVEGVYDAYRVTADGKVVEGRGMVEA; encoded by the coding sequence ATGAGTGAACACGGGACCACCCCCCGGTCGGAGTCGCGCCCGGCGCCCGTCCATCGGCGCTCGCGGTCTCCGTTCTCGTTCCTGGTCGGACGCACGTCGCCGACCAGTCCGAACCCCTCGTCGGCCTATTTCGAACCGCTCGTCCAGGCGGTGACCGCGGCCCATCCCAAGGAGGACCTGGGACTCCTGGAGCGCGCCTTCGCCGTCGCCGAGAGGGCCCACCAGGGACAGTTCCGCAAGAGCGGCGACCCGTACATCACCCACCCGGTGTCGGTCGCGATGATCCTCGCGGAGCTCGGCAGCCCGCAGGAGGTCCTCGCCGCGGCCCTGCTCCACGACACGGTCGAGGACACCGACTACTCGCTGGACCAGCTGCGGGGCGACTTCGGTGACGAGATCGCCCTGCTCGTCGACGGCGTCACCAAGCTCGACAAGGTCACCTACGGCGACGCGGCCCAGGCCGAGACCGTGCGCAAGATGATCGTGGCCATGAGCCGCGACATCCGTGTGCTGCTCATCAAGCTCGCCGATCGCCTGCACAACGCCCGCACCTGGCGGTACGTGCCCGCCGCGTCGGCGGAGCGCAAGGCGCGCGAGACCCTCGAGATCTACGCCCCGCTCGCGCACCGCCTCGGTCTGAACACCATGAAGTGGGAGCTCGAGGACCGCTCCTTCCAGGTGCTCTACCCGAAGGTGTACGCGGAGATCGTCTCCCTGGTCGCCCAGCACGCGCCAGCCCGCGAGCAGTACCTCGCGAGCGTGTCCGGGCAGATCCAGGACGACCTGCGCAAGGCGAAGATCAAGGCATCCGTCACCGGGCGCCCCAAGCACTACTACTCGATCTATCAGAAGATGATCGTGCGCGGCCGCGACTTCGCGGACATCTACGACCTGGTGGGCATCCGCGTGCTCGTGGACACCGTGCGCGACTGCTACGGGGTGCTGGGCATCCTGCACGCCCGATGGTCGCCCATCCCCGGGCGGTTCAAGGACTACATCGCCCTGCCCAAGTTCAACCTCTACCAGTCGCTGCACACGACGGTCATCGGCCCCACCGGCAAGCCCGTCGAGGTGCAGATCCGCACCCGCGAGATGCACCGCCGCGCCGAGTACGGCGTCGCCGCGCACTGGAAGTACAAGGCGATGGCGGGCCCCGACCCGGCCCCGACGGCGAAGTCGGGGGAGATGGCCTGGCTGCGCCAGCTCATGGACTGGCAGAAGGACACCTCCGACTCGGGCGACTTCCTGGACTCCCTGCGCTTCGAGATCAACAGCCAGGAGGTCTACGTCTTCACCCCGAAGGGCGACGTGATCGCTCTTCCCCAGGGGGCGACGCCCGTGGACTTCGCCTACACGGTGCACACCGAGGTGGGCCACCGCACCATCGGGGCGCGTGTGAACGGCAAGCTCGTGCCGCTGGACTCGGCGCTGAGCACGGGGGACGTGGTCGAGGTCTTCACCTCGAAGGCCGACGGGGCCGGACCCAGCCAGGACTGGCTGGGCTTCGTGAAGACTCCGCGCGCCCGTACGAAGATCCGCCAGTGGTTCTCGAAGGAGCGGCGCGAGGAAGCGCTCGAGAAGGGCAAGGACGAGCTGTCCAAGGCGCTGCGCCGCCAGGACCTGCCGATGCGCCGCCTGCTCACCCACGAGACCCTGCAGTCGGTCGCGCTGGACCTCGACCAGAACTCCGTGGACGCCCTCTACACCGCGATCGGCGAGGGACACGTCGGCGCCCAGAACGTCGTCGAGAAGCTCCGGGCGACCTTCGGCGGGACCGCCGGGGCCGAGGAGGACGTGGTCGAGACGACCCTGCCCTCGAAGGTTCTCGCGCGCCCCTCCGAGGCGCAGCGCCACACCAGTGAGACCGATCAGGGCGTCATCGTCGACGGGCAGAAGGACCTGTGGGTCAAGCTCGCCAAGTGCTGCGCACCCGTGCCGGGCGATCCGATCATCGGCTTCGTGACCCGCGGCTCGGGCATCTCGGTGCACCATCGCGAGTGCTTCAACGCCACGCAGCTGCAGGAGGAGCAGCCCGATCGGATCGTGGACGTCCACTGGTCCGGCCGCATGGGCTCGGTCTACCTCGTGCACATCAAGGTCGAGGCGCTCGATCGGGACCGACTGCTCACGGACCTCGCCCTGGTGATCGCCGACCAGCAGGTGAGCCTGCAGTCCGCCTCGTGCCAGTCGCACCGTGACCGTCTGGCCACGGCGTACTTCTCCTTCGAGCTCGCCGACCCCTCGCACCTGCAGGCCGTCCTCGCGCAGGTCCGCAAGGTGGAGGGCGTCTACGACGCCTACCGGGTCACGGCCGACGGCAAGGTCGTCGAGGGCAGGGGAATGGTCGAGGCCTGA
- a CDS encoding adenine phosphoribosyltransferase gives MASHIDTYQDFPEPGVLFRDITPLLRDPESFHAVIGHWSAILPEQVDLVVGVEARGFVLGAPLAYEMGAGFIPARKAGKLPGAPRSISYDLEYGSAQIEIAVDALPRGARVVVVDDLLATGGTAAATIELVRRFDVELLGVSFLLELEGLGGRDRLPADVPVVTVESVPN, from the coding sequence ATGGCCTCCCACATCGACACCTACCAGGACTTCCCCGAGCCCGGGGTGCTCTTCCGCGACATCACCCCGCTGCTGCGCGACCCCGAGTCCTTCCACGCCGTGATCGGGCACTGGAGCGCGATCCTGCCCGAGCAGGTGGACCTCGTGGTCGGCGTCGAGGCGCGCGGCTTCGTGCTGGGCGCGCCCCTGGCCTACGAGATGGGCGCCGGCTTCATCCCCGCGCGCAAGGCGGGCAAGCTGCCCGGCGCCCCGCGCTCGATCAGCTACGACCTGGAGTACGGCAGCGCCCAGATCGAGATCGCGGTGGACGCGCTCCCGCGCGGCGCGCGCGTGGTGGTGGTCGACGACCTGCTGGCCACCGGCGGCACCGCCGCGGCGACGATCGAGCTCGTGCGACGCTTCGACGTCGAGCTGCTGGGCGTCTCCTTCCTCCTCGAGCTCGAGGGGCTGGGCGGGCGCGATCGCCTTCCCGCGGACGTCCCCGTGGTCACCGTGGAGTCCGTCCCGAACTGA